Within the Bacteroidia bacterium genome, the region ATTTGAAATATATAAGCTGTTTTGTTGTATAAAATTTGCACTAAATTTGCCCTCAAAATAACACTTAAAGAAAACTACTTTTTTTAGTATGATAATTGTTACAGGAGCAGCAGGTTTTATTGGTAGCTGCGTAGTTACTACGCTCAATCAAGCAGGTTATACGGAGCTAATTTTAGTAGATGACTTTTCAAAGTCCCATAAGCAAGCTAACTACGAACATAAAAAATATGCCAAGCTTATCTCTCGCAATGAATTTATTCCTTGGGCTATCAATCATGCAAGGGAAATTCAGTTTATCATCCATTTAGGCGCGAGAACTGATACTACTGAATTTAATCCAGCTATTTTTGACAAACTAAACCTTACCTACTCCAAGGATATATGGAACTTATGTGCTAACAATCAAATTCCTTTAATTTATGCCTCTAGTGCAGCGACCTACGGGATGGGCGAATATGGCTTCAAAGATGACGAAAGCCAACTTTCTGTTCTTAAACCACTCAATCCTTATGCTGAGTCTAAGCACAATTTTGACAAATGGGCTGTCCAACGTAAAGAAAAGCCTTTTTTTTGGGCAGGATTGAAGTTTTTTAATGTGTACGGTCCTAATGAATACCATAAAGGAAGAATGGCTAGCGTAGTATATCATGCTTTTAATCAAGTTCAAGAAACAGGTAAAATCAAGCTTTTTCGCTCACATAATCCAAAATTCAAAGATGGGGAGCAGATGAGAGATTTTATTTATGTCAAAGACGTGTGTAAAGTAATTTTATTTCTAATGGAAAACCGTACTGCAAGTGGAATCTACAACTTAGGCACAGGAAAAGCTCGGACTTTTGTAGATTTAGCTAATCAAGTTTTTTATGCTTTGAATAAAACCCCTAACATAGAATTTATAGACACACCCAAAGATATTCGTGAAACTTACCAATACTTTACTCAAGCTGAAATGCAAAAACTGCGTGAAAAAGCTAAATATACTGCACCTTTTTACTCTTTGGAAGAAGGAGTACAGGAATATGTAAAAGAATACCTTGTACCTAAAAAGTACTATTAAAAGCTGCTACGCTTTCTAACTTGAATTTTTTAATTTTGTTTTTAATGACCAAAATTATTCTCACACAGGACTCTTCACCTACGGTAATTCATCAAGAGCTAGGGGTCAGCTATCATTCTATGTTCGGGGCAAGAGGTGAAAGTGAGTATGTTTTTATTAAGCAAAGTGAACTAGAATTTAAGCTTGGCACTCAAAATGAAGTGAGAATAGTAGAAATTGGACTTGGAACAGGACTAAATGCTTGGCTAACCTACCAACTAGCCCAGCAGTACCCAAACACAAAGGTAGTTTATACTGCTTTTGAACTGTACCCCCTACGTGCGGATATTTTAACCTCATTCTATGAACTCTTGGGTGATACTTTCTTTAGTAATGTAATCGCTAAATTTCCACAAAACACTACTTTACAAAACTTTGTAACTGACTTTTATTTTTCTTCTTGGTTAGACGCCCAATTAGAACCAAATACAGCAGATATTATTTTTTATGATGCGTTCGCCCCCAAAGCTTGCCCTGAGCTATGGACAAAAGAAGCCATAGCAAAATCTGTACGTACTCTAAAAATCAATGGGATATTAACTACTTTTAGCGTTACAGGTCAAGTGAAGCGGTATCTTAAAGAAATGCCTGTGGATATTTTAACGCCAAAAGGTTTTGGTAAAAAAAGACAGATGCTCAAAGTAATTAAAAAAGGTTCGTTTTAGTCCCAATTTTGGATTACAGCAATGATTATACATGTAAGTGTTATTAAATACAGGAGGTATTTGAAATGCTTTATTTTTTCAAGCAAATGTATATCAAAGTTGCGTAAAAGATAGATAACAAAAGTGCTAACAACGATTCCAAGTAGACTTCCCACCGCAACATCCGCAGGAAAGTGCGCGCCGACGTAAATCCGAGTGTAAGCCACTAAGCAAGCCAAAATAGCTAAACTAAATTGAAAAATGAAGTTTTTTTTAATTCGGCTAAGGACCGTAGATGCGCTCATTACAGTAACGCTGTGTCCAGAAGGAAAACTGTTGTGTTCAGGTACAGGATTAAGTAGAATATAAATGGATTGCTGACGCAACAGTTTAGCAGGTCTGTACCAGTCTGAAAACAGTACCTGCTTACATATCTGTACAATCAAAGCAGTAACTAAAACACACACAATAATCTCAAAAGCTACTTTCCAATACTTGGAACTGCCACAAGCTAAAACCAATGCAAAAATAGATACATAAAAGCCGTTTCCGAATTCTGTGAGTAGTACAGCTAAATTATCTAATTGAGGAACTCTTATTCGGTTAAGTATTACAAAACTTTGGTGGTAGCCCCAATATAAGCTTATCAATAGCAAACTTATAGCAAAAAAGCTGGTTATGATTAGAAAGGATATAGAAAAATTTTTCATGTGCTAAATTTTTCAACATTTAATTTTCTTCCATTCTCAAAGTCAAAGATAGCGTATTTCCACAACTTGCGTTTGTGTAGCCAGTATTGAAAAGAAGTTTTAATTACTCCTAATCCGTATATCACACTTCTGCGAAAGTTAATAGAGGAAGCTTCTTCAAAGTATTTAGTCGGACAAGTAATTTCGGCAATAGTGAATCCCTTCATAGCAATTTGAGCAAGTATTTGATTATCAAAAACAAAGTCGTCAGAGTTTTCTTCTAGTGGAAGTTCTTTTAAGACTTGGGCTGAAAAAGCTCTATATCCTGTATGATATTCAGCCAGCTTTTGTCCCATCATGATATTTTGAAAAAAGGTTAAAATTCGGTTGGCAATGTACTTATATAGTGGCATGCCACCTTTTAACGCGCCTTTGCCAAGTATTCTCGAACCTAACACTACGGGATATAAGTCCTGTGCAATGAGATAACTCATAGAAGGTATAAGTTTAGGCGTATACTGGTAGTCAGGGTGTAACATAACTATGATATCCGCACCGATAGAAAGTGCTTTGGCGTAGCAGGTTTTTTGATTGCCACCATATCCACGATTTTTTTCATGTACAATAATGTGCTTAATTCCTAACGATTTTGCTTTTTCAATAGTTTTGTCTTTGGACTGATCATCTACTAGAATAACTTCATCTACAATATCAAATGGGATTTCTTGATAAGTTTGCTCTAAAGTTTTTTCAGCGTTATAAGCGGGCATTACTACTACTAATTTCTTGCCTAATATCATAGCCACAAAAGTACAAAAAACTATTTGGGAACTTTTTAACTTGCAGCGTATAGCTCAAACGGTCAAGAATTTGTGTGTTCAATCTACTTTTTGATGTATTTATATATGAAGGTTTTAAGATTTTCATCTATCAAATATCTCCATTTAGTAAATCAAGGTCTGCGGCAGGATGTGGCTCCACGACAGTTTGATTAGCGCCCTAAATTTTGATTACTAAAATATGCGATTTCTGTACACTACACGACGAATGCGTGGGATCTTTCTGCCAAAATGGCATATAAGTTTAAGTTTTTGGCTTTAAATTCGTTATGTGAAAAATTGGCAAAACTATAGACAATTTTTGATTATCAAAGGTAAAATCCCACAAATTTGGTAGTATTTTGGCGAGTTGGAGTACATTAACGGAAAGGGTGTAGTCAAAATTTGCTTTGCATATAGGTAGCCAGTTTTTTGTGTGAGACTTTTTTGAGTAAATAGGCATTTTTGAGGTATTTTGAATTTTTTGAAAGATTGTTTTTGGTTTGAATTGCGTGAGGCATGCGGAGGGTGGGCGTTAGCCCAGTGCGGAGCGAAGCGCAGCACCGAAGCGATAGCGTAGCCCGTAGCACGCCGACCTTGTGGGCATGAGCGCAAGCGAAACGCCCACAAGGACACGCCCAAAAAAATAAAATCAAAACCTTACACTATCCCTAAATGAGACATTTTGTGGAACAAAAAACAAATAATAACAACGTTCCACAGGCTAATTTTGAACAATAACCTACTAAACCGCCATTTTTTCAGAAAAGTTATCCACTTATAAACACTCAGAATGTGGATAACTTGGAAAAAAATGTGGATAACTTTGTGGATAAATTACCTCAAAAGTAAGCAAAAAGTCCATTTTTTGTAGATATGTGGATAAGTTTGTTTATAAGTTAAAACTTATGCACACTTTATTCACCTTATAAGTGGATAACTAAAAGTTATCCACATTTTTATGCAAATGTGGATAACTTTTACAAGTTCTTAAATATCAACAACCTACACTGAAACCTAATGTGGATAACTCTGAAAAAATTGTGGATAAATTGTGAATAAGTTTGTATTTTTGTAGTTATTCACATATCCACAGGTGTTATAATTATAACCGAAGGTTTATAAAAACTTAAAATGTATGTTAATTGACTTGTCCAACGTTCAGAAGGTAGGCTTTGTAGATGTGGAGGTAGACCCTACCTTAGATTTAGAAGCCGAAATTCTAAAGCTGAAAAAAGAGAAAAATGCCGTACTGTTAGCGCATTACTACCAAGAGAGCGAAATTCAAGATATAGCAGACTATATTGGTGATTCCTTAGGTTTGGCACAAGAGGCACAAAAAACACAAGCGGATATTATTTTGTTCGCAGGCGTGCATTTTATGGCTGAAACGGCAAAAATTCTCAATCCTGATAAAAAAGTGCTTATCCCTGATTTAAAGGCAGGCTGTTCCCTCGCAGATTCCTGCCCTCCGCAGGCTTTTGCCCAATTCAAAGCTAAACACCCTGACCATGTAGTAATAAGCTATATCAATTGTACTGCTGAAATTAAGGCTCTGACAGATGTAATTTGTACTTCAAGTAACGCAATTAAAATTGTAGAGTCCTTTCCCAAAGATCAACCTATCATTTTTGCTCCTGATAAAAATTTAGGAGCATACATAAACAAAAAAACGGGTAGAAATATGCTACTATGGAACGGCGCTTGCATGGTGCATGAGATATTTTCCTTAGAAAAGATTACCAAACTAAAAGCACGCCATCCTAACGCTAAAATTATCGCTCATCCTGAATGTGAAGCACCTATTTTAGAAATAGCTGACTTTATAGGTTCTACCACTGCTTTGTTAAATTATACTGTAACTGACAGTGCTACCGAGTATATTGTGGCTACTGAAACAGGAATTTTACATCAAATGCAGAAAAAATCGCCCCATAAGACCTTTATTCCTGCGCCACCTAATAATAATTGCGCTTGTAATGATTGTCCCCACATGAAGCTTAATACGTTGGAAAAAGTATACTTGGCTTTAAAGTACGAGCAGCCAGAAGTGGATGTCCCTGAACCTATTCGCAGCCAAGCCCTCAAACCTTTGTTGAGAATGTTAGAACTAAGCAAATAGTCTAACTTTTCAGCAGGGCTAAAACAATAAATAGGTACAGCGTTGCTTTAACGGCGCATTATTTAGTGCGTGCTGCGCAATGCTTCCGTTGGTCATAGAACGGGAACTATCTTTGTTTCGTGCTTAAATTGTGCCGTATTTAGTATCGCTTAAAGGAAATGAACATTAATTTTTGGATATAATAGACACAATTTAGAAACATCCGAAGCTGTACCACATTATGAACAAAAATGAACGTTCACGGTTTGTGTTGAAGAATTGAAATACTAGAATGAACTTAGCGTTTATAGTTTGTTTCTTACAGTTTGTATTGTAATAGTACGTAAGGATATCTACGACTGGGTAGCTTTACATTACAATTTTATGTAAGAAATTCATGTACTCACATAATATTTTTACAACTTTGAATTTTATTCTTACAAGTTTATTTTTGAACTAAGAACCTCTAAGTCTATTTCTGATTCCTTGACTGTGGGGATAGTCCCAAGGTAGTATTTTGGATTGGACATTTTAAGTATGATGCGTTCTGATTCAGGATTGTAACCGTTGAATATTATCCCTTTGATAGGGATACTGGCTTGCTCTAGTATGCGTAAAGTGAGTAGGGTATGATTGATAGAGCCTAAGTAGTGCTGTGATACTACTATTACAGGTAAGTTCAAAAAACGTATCAAATCTAGTATGGTTTGATAATCGTTTATAGGTACTAATATTCCTCCTGCACCTTCGGCAATCAGAATGGGATATTGAGAAAGGTCTACATTTGCAAAGTCTAAAAGTGAAATTTGTTTGTTTTCAATTTTCGCGCCTACATGAGGGGATGCGGGCATATCCAAAACATGCACTGGTGGAATAAAGTGTGTATCAGGTAAGTGAGTTATTTTTTTTACAAATTCAGTGTCTACACTTGGATATGTTCCTGCTTGTATAGGTTTCCAATAGACACCTTTGAGTTTATAGGTTAGTACTGCTGCAACAAACGTTTTACCTACACCTGTTCCGATACCTGTGATAAAATATTGATGCTTCATGCCACAAAAATACAAAAGTTATGTACTTTTGTGATATGAAAGAAATTATCTTTGATAAGATAGAGGGACTTTCATTCAGGTTGAGAAATGTTAAAAAAATAAGGCGTTGGTTACATAACTGTGCTAATCAGGAAGGAAAAGAAATACACTCTCTTACCTACATATTTTGCGATGATGAGTATCTTTTTAATCTTAATCAGAGATTCCTAAATCATGATACTTATACAGATATTATTACATTTGACTATTCAGAACAAAATAAACTTATTGGTGAAGCTTATCTCTCAATTGAGCGGATAAAGGAAAATGCCAAAATTTACAATGTATCTTTTCAAAATGAACTTTTACGTGTCCTAGTGCATGGGCTTTTACACTTGTGTGGATACAAAGATAAAACAGAAACAGAAGCTGCTTTGATGCGTAAGAAAGAAGATGAAAAAATTAAAATGTTCCACGTGGAATAAAAACAATAGATTGTAAAAATTTCACGTGGAACATTTTTGTACCTTCAACTAGTCAATCCAGCTATTAAATCATACTTGGTAATGATGTCAATTGTATTGTCATCTAGTTTTACTAACAAAGCAGGATTGTCTTTGGTAATCATTTTTGTCATTGCATCTACTGTGGTATACGGCATAACAAATGGAAAGGGATAGCCCATAATTGTTTCAACGGGCTGATTTTTCGCAGAAGGATCGTCAATCAATCTATCAAGTAGTCTGCTTTCAGTAATACTGCCTACAACTTCTCCATTTTCCATAACCGGCATTTGAGAAATATTTTTTTCTCGCATTATCTTAGCTACTTGTGCTAATGTATCGGTTTTGTTAGCTGCAATAAATTGATAATCTTTACTTTTACGTTTGATTAAGTCCAAAGCTGTAAGTTGAGTCTCCTCCTCTAAATAGCCGTTTTCTTTCATCCACGTATCATTGTATATTTTGCCGACATATCTACTACCATGATCAGGTAAGATGATTACCATTACATCATCTGGACCTAGTTTTTCAGCATATCGCAGTGCACCTGCAACGGCAGCTCCGCAGGAACCCCCTACAAATAAGCC harbors:
- the rfaD gene encoding ADP-glyceromanno-heptose 6-epimerase → MIIVTGAAGFIGSCVVTTLNQAGYTELILVDDFSKSHKQANYEHKKYAKLISRNEFIPWAINHAREIQFIIHLGARTDTTEFNPAIFDKLNLTYSKDIWNLCANNQIPLIYASSAATYGMGEYGFKDDESQLSVLKPLNPYAESKHNFDKWAVQRKEKPFFWAGLKFFNVYGPNEYHKGRMASVVYHAFNQVQETGKIKLFRSHNPKFKDGEQMRDFIYVKDVCKVILFLMENRTASGIYNLGTGKARTFVDLANQVFYALNKTPNIEFIDTPKDIRETYQYFTQAEMQKLREKAKYTAPFYSLEEGVQEYVKEYLVPKKYY
- a CDS encoding phosphatase PAP2 family protein, which codes for MLLISLYWGYHQSFVILNRIRVPQLDNLAVLLTEFGNGFYVSIFALVLACGSSKYWKVAFEIIVCVLVTALIVQICKQVLFSDWYRPAKLLRQQSIYILLNPVPEHNSFPSGHSVTVMSASTVLSRIKKNFIFQFSLAILACLVAYTRIYVGAHFPADVAVGSLLGIVVSTFVIYLLRNFDIHLLEKIKHFKYLLYLITLTCIIIAVIQNWD
- the ybeY gene encoding rRNA maturation RNase YbeY; the encoded protein is MKEIIFDKIEGLSFRLRNVKKIRRWLHNCANQEGKEIHSLTYIFCDDEYLFNLNQRFLNHDTYTDIITFDYSEQNKLIGEAYLSIERIKENAKIYNVSFQNELLRVLVHGLLHLCGYKDKTETEAALMRKKEDEKIKMFHVE
- the nadA gene encoding quinolinate synthase NadA, with the protein product MLIDLSNVQKVGFVDVEVDPTLDLEAEILKLKKEKNAVLLAHYYQESEIQDIADYIGDSLGLAQEAQKTQADIILFAGVHFMAETAKILNPDKKVLIPDLKAGCSLADSCPPQAFAQFKAKHPDHVVISYINCTAEIKALTDVICTSSNAIKIVESFPKDQPIIFAPDKNLGAYINKKTGRNMLLWNGACMVHEIFSLEKITKLKARHPNAKIIAHPECEAPILEIADFIGSTTALLNYTVTDSATEYIVATETGILHQMQKKSPHKTFIPAPPNNNCACNDCPHMKLNTLEKVYLALKYEQPEVDVPEPIRSQALKPLLRMLELSK
- a CDS encoding glycosyltransferase family 2 protein, whose protein sequence is MILGKKLVVVMPAYNAEKTLEQTYQEIPFDIVDEVILVDDQSKDKTIEKAKSLGIKHIIVHEKNRGYGGNQKTCYAKALSIGADIIVMLHPDYQYTPKLIPSMSYLIAQDLYPVVLGSRILGKGALKGGMPLYKYIANRILTFFQNIMMGQKLAEYHTGYRAFSAQVLKELPLEENSDDFVFDNQILAQIAMKGFTIAEITCPTKYFEEASSINFRRSVIYGLGVIKTSFQYWLHKRKLWKYAIFDFENGRKLNVEKFST
- the bioD gene encoding dethiobiotin synthase; the encoded protein is MKHQYFITGIGTGVGKTFVAAVLTYKLKGVYWKPIQAGTYPSVDTEFVKKITHLPDTHFIPPVHVLDMPASPHVGAKIENKQISLLDFANVDLSQYPILIAEGAGGILVPINDYQTILDLIRFLNLPVIVVSQHYLGSINHTLLTLRILEQASIPIKGIIFNGYNPESERIILKMSNPKYYLGTIPTVKESEIDLEVLSSKINL
- the mnmD gene encoding tRNA (5-methylaminomethyl-2-thiouridine)(34)-methyltransferase MnmD; translation: MTKIILTQDSSPTVIHQELGVSYHSMFGARGESEYVFIKQSELEFKLGTQNEVRIVEIGLGTGLNAWLTYQLAQQYPNTKVVYTAFELYPLRADILTSFYELLGDTFFSNVIAKFPQNTTLQNFVTDFYFSSWLDAQLEPNTADIIFYDAFAPKACPELWTKEAIAKSVRTLKINGILTTFSVTGQVKRYLKEMPVDILTPKGFGKKRQMLKVIKKGSF